One window of Vicia villosa cultivar HV-30 ecotype Madison, WI unplaced genomic scaffold, Vvil1.0 ctg.000893F_1_1, whole genome shotgun sequence genomic DNA carries:
- the LOC131632004 gene encoding phosphatidate cytidylyltransferase 2-like — protein sequence MQKDTTSSSSPSTNTGRVRHRKRSNEVIPEVSKSNGAQLLVNDKSKYKSMLIRAYSSVWMIGSFVLIIYMGHLYITAMIVVIQIFMARELFNLLRRAHEDKQLPGFRLLNWHFFFTAMLFVYGRILSQRLVNTVNSDKVLYRLVSSLIKYHMVVCYSLYITGFIWFILTLKKKMYKYQFGQYAWTHMILIVVFGQSSFTVPSIFEGIFWFLLPATLIVINDIAAYFFGFFFGKTPLIKLSPKKTWEGFIGASVTTIISAFMLANIMGRSPWFTCPRKDLSTGWLDCDPGLLFKPESYSLLGWTPHWFPWKEISILPVQWHALCLGLFASIIAPFGGFFASGFKRAFKIKDFGDSIPGHGGITDRMDCQMVMAVFAYIYHQSFVVPQSLSVEMLLDQILMNLSFDEQEALYRRLGEMLQQGIERMS from the exons ATGCAAAAGGATACTACTAGTAGTAGTTCTCCGTCAACTAACACTGGACGGGTTAGGCACCGGAAACGCTCTAATGAG GTTATTCCAGAAGTTAGTAAATCAAACGGTGCTCAGTTACTTGTTAATGACAAAAGCAAATACAAGTCCATGTTAATTCGTGCATATTCATCCGTTTGGATGATTGGGAGCTTTGTGTTGATCATCTATATGGGTCACCTCTACATTACTGCAATGATTGTGGTCATTCAAATCTTCATGGCAAGAGAACTTTTCAATCTACTCCGCCGAGCTCATGAAGATAAGCAGCTTCCAGGATTTAGGCTATTAAATTG GCATTTTTTCTTCACTGCAATGCTATTTGTTTATGGACGTATTCTGAGTCAGCGCCTGGTTAACACAGTAAATTCCGACAAGGTTTTATATCGGCTTGTGAGCAGTCTTATAAAGTATCATATGGTTGTCTGCTATTCCCTGTACATTACAG GATTCATATGGTTCATTCTcacattgaagaagaagatgtacaAGTATCAATTTGGCCAGTATGCTTGGACACACATGATTCTGATTGTTGTATTTGGGCAGTCCTCTTTCACCGTGCCAAGCATTTTTGAAGGGATTTTCTG GTTTCTTCTTCCAGCAACACTTATTGTCATTAATGACATTGCTGCTTATTTCTTTGGTTTCTTCTTTGGAAAAACCCCTTTGATTAAGTTGTCGCCAAAGAAAACCTGGGAGGGTTTTATTGGGGCATCTGTTACAACCATCATATCTGCATTTATG CTTGCCAACATCATGGGTCGTTCTCCGTGGTTTACATGTCCAAGGAAG GATCTATCAACTGGTTGGCTTGACTGTGATCCTGGTCTACTGTTTAAGCCAGAATCTTACTCATTGTTAGGATGGACTCCTCACTGG TTTCCTTGGAAAGAGATATCAATCCTACCAGTTCAATGGCATGCTTTATGTCTTGGCTTGTTTGCTTCAATTATTGCACCTTTCGGAGGCTTCTTTGCAAGTGGTTTCAAAAGGGCTTTTAAAATAAAG GATTTTGGTGATAGTATTCCAGGACATGGTGGAATTACCGACAGAATGGACTGCCAG ATGGTTATGGCTGTGTTTGCGTATATATATCATCAATCCTTTGTTGTGCCACAAAGTTTATCGGTTGAAATGCTTTTGGACcag